The genomic DNA AACTCGCAGGCGGGCATCGTCCCCACGGCGCCGCGTGCGTACTCCTCGAGGCAGAACTGGGCGTTCTGGCCGCCGAGCACAGCGAAATCGGCATCCTTGATCGCGTCGACCACCGCGCCCACCTTGGGAGCTGTCGGCGGCGCCTCGACCTTCACCGAGTCGACCCCGTCGAGGCGGGCGAGCTCGGCGATGAGCGACGGAGTCATGCTGACGCCCGTGACGCCGGGGGCGTCCTGCACCATGACGGAAAGCGACGTGGCCGCAGCCACCTCTCCGTAGAAGTCGACGAGTGTCGCCGCCGGCGGCTTCACCATGAAGGGCGGGAGAACCATGAGCGCGTCGGCGCCGCCCTCTTCTGCGAGGAGCGCCTGCTCGATCGAGGTGGCGGTCGAGGTGCCATTGACGCCCGCGATGACCGGGACACGGCCCTCGACGAGCTCGACGACATCACTGAGGATGGTGCGCCTCTCCTCGGTGGTGAGCGCGAACCCCTCGCTCGCCATTCCGAAGACGGCGACGCCGTCCACGCCGGCGGCGAGCTCGAATTCGACCAGGCGGCGCAGGCCATCGCGGTCGAGGGCACCCGTCTCATCGAACGGGGTTGCCAGAATCGGCATCAAGCCGTGGAGTTTCAGAGCCATCAGCTGTTTCCCCGCTTCAGCATTGTCATTTTCCTGTTTTCGCAAGTCGTATGCATATTGTGAGATAGTCTGCCACATAACGGTTGCAGCCACCACTGAAAGTTGACCCGGATGCCGCGCTCACATCTCTCCAGAAACGTCGAGATCATCTCCGACGTTCGATACGTACAGGCCGAATCGCCCCGCTGGGACGGCCGTGACGGCAGCCTCGCCTGGATCGACATGGCGACGGGTGCGTTCCACCGCGGCCGCCTCGAGAACGGGATGGTCATTCCCGGGTCTGCCGTATCGGTCGGCCGTCAGATCGGTGCCCCGGCACCGCTCGCCGAGCCGGGGGCCGGCTGGGTGGTGGCGGTCGACCGCGACATCGTTCATGTCAGCGACGAGGGTGTCGTGTCGTCCCTTGCGACGGATATCGCCGCGCCAGGGCACTACATGAACGACGGCGGCGCCGATCCGTCCGGCCGCTTCTGGGTGGGGAGCCAGTCGATGCCGCGGGCACCGCACTGCGCGCTGTGGAGCTTCGGCCCGGATGGCGTGGCGACCGAGAGGCTCAGCGGGGTGACGGTCTCGAACGGACTCGCCTTCGATCACACCGGCTCGACCCTGTATTACATCGACACGCTTCCGAACCGCAGTATCGAAGCGTTCGATGTCGCGGCGGATGGTCAGCTCTCCGGCCGCCGGACGATCTGCCGCGTCGACGGAGGCAATCCCGACGGCATGACGATCGATCTCGAGGGCATGCTCTGGGTGGCCGTATGGGATGCCGCAGAGGTGCGTCGCTATTCACCGAGCGGTGTGCTGGTGCAGACGATCGAGCTTCCGGCGAAGAGGCCGACCGCTGTCGCTCTCGTCGATCGACTGCTCGTGATCACGACCGCAAGCATCGGACTGCCGCAGCCCGGCGAGGCGGATGGCGCGTTGCTCGGTGTCGAGGTCGAGATCGGCGGGACTCCGGCCCTGCCATGGGGCGGGTCGGGGCGATGAGCGTCGTCGACAACGCAGGGCTGCGGGAGCGGGTCGCGGCGAGCCGACTCATCGCGATCATCCGAGGAACGGATGTCGATGCCACAGTGGCGACGGCACTGACCCTGATCGATGCCGGCATCCTCACTCTGGAGATCGCTCTCACCCTCGATGACGCCGAAGCGGCGATCGCTCAAGTCGTGCAGGACGCACCGGTGGAAGCTCTCATCGGCGCGGGTACCGTGCTCGACGAGGCCGATGTCGACCGTGCCGTGTCTGCCGGTGCGCAGTTCATGGTGACGCCGACGCTCACCGCCTCGGTCGAATACGCGGTCGGGCAGGGCATCGGTGTACTTCCCGGCGTCTACACGCCCACCGAGATCCAGCGGGGGATGGACCTGGGCGCGGCCGCAGTGAAGCTGTTTCCGGCGTCTGCGCTCGGTCCCGGCTTCATCCGCGCCGTCCGCGATCCCTTCCCGGAGGCCAGGATCATCCCCGTCGGCGGCGTCACCGTCGACACGATCAGCGGCTACCTCGCTGCCGGGGCGTTCGCTCTCGGTGTGGGCGGCCCGCTCGTCGGTGACGCGGCGACCCCGGGGGGAGACCTGAGTGCGCTCGCCATGCGGGCGCGGGCGTTCGTCCAGGCGGTCCAGGCCAGCTGACCGGGCTTCTTCCTTTCGTCGTCACAGAGAGAGGGGCCGGGAACCTTGCGGTTCCCGGCCCCTCCAAACGGTGACGTCAGTGCGTGTCTTCCGCCTCGATCTCGGTGCGGTCGCCCGACCACTGCGTGTGGAAGGTGCCCGGCTTGTCGATGCGCTTGTAGGTGTGCGCTCCGAAGAAGTCGCGCTGTCCCTGGACCAGAGCGGCCGGCAGGCGGTCTGCCCGGATGCCGTCGTAGTACGACAGCGACGACGAGAACGCGGGCGCGGGGATGCCGGCCTCGGCGGCCGCGACGACGACGCGGCGCCACGCGGACTGGGCGCGTCCGAAGACCTCGGCGAAGTACGGGGCGGTCATCAGCACCGGAAGCTCCGGCTCAGCGGCGTAGGCGTCCGCGATGCGGTTGAGGAACTGGGCACGGATGATGCAACCGCCGCGCCAGATCTTGGAGATCGCACCGAGGTCGATGTTCCAGTCGTACTCGGCGGCGCCGGCGCGGATCTCGTCGAAGCCCTGCGAGTAGGCGACGATCTTGGAGGCGTACAGCGCGAGGCGAACGTCCTCGATGAAGGCGTCGTGGTCGGTCACGGTGAACTCTTCGTCCGGGCCGGGAAGAGAGCCGGCGACGGCGCGCTGTTCCGGGTGCGAGGAGAGCGAGCGGGCGAACGTGGCCTCGGCGATGCCGGAGACCGGCACGCCGAGTGACAGGGCCGTCTGCACCGTCCAGGCGCCGGTGCCCTTGGCGCCGGCCTGGTCGAGGATGACATCGACGAGCGGCTTGCCCGTTGCTGCGTCGACCTGACGCAGCACCTCGGCGGTGATCTCGATGAGGTACGACTCGAGCTCGCCCGCGTTCCATTCGGCGAAGATGTCGGCGATCTCGGCCGGCGACTTGCCGGTGCCGCGGCGGATGAGGTCGTAGGCCTCGGCGATGAGCTGCATGTCGGCGTACTCGATGCCGTTGTGCACCATCTTGACGAAGTGCCCGGCGCCGTCGTGGCCGACATGCGTCACGCATGCTTCGCCCTCGGCGATCGCGGCGATCGAGGTCAGGATCGGGCCGAGCGTGACCCACGACTCGTCCGAGCCGCCTGGCATGATCGACGGACCGGTGAGCGCACCCTCTTCGCCGCCGGAGATGCCGGCGCCGACGAAGTTGATGCCCGTCTCGCGGACCGCCTTCTCGCGGCGGATGGTGTCCGGGAAGTATGCGTTGCCGCCGTCGACGATGATGTCTCCGGGCTCGAAGACCTCGACGAGGGAATTGATCACGGCGTCCGTCGGACCGCCGGCCTTGACCATGATGATCGCGGTGCGCGGCTTCTGCAGCGAGTCGGCGAACTCCTGGTAGGTGTGGGCAGGGATGAATCCGGCCTCGGGGTGCGCGTCGAGAACACCCTGGGTCTTCTCATAGCTGCGGTTGAAGATCGCGACGGTGTTGCCCTCGCGACTGGCGAGATTGCGGGCGAGATTCGAGCCCATGACGGCGAGTCCGACGACTCCGATGTTCGCTGATGCTTCGGGCACTGAGGAGCTCCTCGATCGTGAAGAAGTGGGGGTGACTTTCAGCGTATCGCTGTGTGCGGGTCAATGCGTTTCTGTGTCGCGGGATGCCACGAAGCGGCGGGTGACGGCGATGTCGCGATCGCCGAGCCCGGCGGCCACGAGCTCATCGAACGCATGGCGCAGGGTCGGCAGAAGCACAGCAGACGTTTCGGTGGCTTCCGCGATGTCGGCCGCGAAGCGCAGGTCCTTCAGCATGTACTTCGCCATCCCGCTCGGCGAGTCGTCGCCGGTGACGAGCTTCTCCCGGCGGCTGTCCAGCAGGCGGGATCCGGCGTAGCCGCCGGAGAGCAGAGTCCACATCGCATCGAGGTCGAGCCCGGAGCGCTCGGCAAGGACGGTCGCCTCGCCGAGCGCCAGGATGGTGGCCGAGACGACGAGTTGATTGCAGGCTTTCGCGACCTGGCCGGCACCGAGCGGGCCGAGATGAACGGGGCGACCGCAGGCGGTCAGAATCTCCGCCGCTCGTTCGGCATCCTCCTCGGCACCGCCGAGCATGATCGACAGGGTGCCGGCCTGAGCGCCGTCCTCACCGCCGGACACCGGACAGTCGACGACGCGCACGCGCCCGTCGGACTGCGTGTGCAGCCGGTCGGCGAGAGCGCGGATTCCGGGTGCGGACGACGTCGATCCGATCAGGATCAGAAGGTCGCCGGTTCCGGCGAGGAGACCGTCCTCGCCGTCGAGAAGCTCTTCGAGCTGCGGGAGGTCGGGGAGCATGGCAAGCAGGACGTCGACCTGGGACGCGAGTTCGCGGGGCGTGTCGGCCCACGAGGCGCCGGCCGCCATGAGCTGCGGCTGCGGGCGCCGTGCGTGGATGACGAGTGCGCCGCGTGCGGCGAGGAGATGCTCGGCCATGGGGTGCCCCATAGCGCCCAAGCCGATCACGCCGACGGTGGCTGGAGAGGAGGACATGGCGACATGGTACCGAACATCCAGCTGATCGAACAGTGTTCAGCGGAATGGATTTACGCTAGAGTGAGCGGATCGAGAGTCTGCCCGAGGAAGGGACCAGCATGTCGGAGATCAAGAACAGGCTGCGAGTCGTCCTGGCGGTGCCGCTGTCGGAGGAGCACTGCCGGTTGATCGAGGAGCTCGAACCGCGGGTGGAACTCGTCCGCGATCACTCTCTCATGCATCCCATGCGCGGACCGGCCGACTGGTCCGGTGACCCCGATCATGTACGCACTCCACAGGAGCAGTCGGCATTCGACGACATGGTCGATTCCGCCGACGCGCTGTTCGGCATTCCCGATGTCGATCCTGCGGCACTCGCGAGAACGGTCGCCGCCAACCCGCAGTTGCGCTGGGTGATGACCACCGCTGCCGGCGGGGGCAGCCAGGTCAAGGCGGCCGGACTCGCCCGCGAAGCGCTCGATCGCATCGCGTTCACGACCAGTGCCGGTGTGCACGGCGGTCCGCTCGCCGAGTTCGCGGTGTTCGGCGTCATCGCCGGAGCGAAAGGTCTTCCCCGGCTGCTGGCCGATCAGCGGGCGCGCACCTGGCCGGAGCGCTGGGAGATGCGTCAGGTCGATGAGATGACCGTTCTCATCGTGGGCCTGGGTGGCATCGGCACCGAATGCGCCCAGCGTTTCCATGCGCTCGGCGCCCGAGTCTGGGGCACGACGCGCTCCGGCGAGCCCGTCGACGGCGTGGACCGGTTGATCCCGCTCGACGAACTCGTCGACGCGGCAGCAGAAGTCGATGCCATCGTCGTGACGCTCCCCGGCACCGAGCAGACCCATCACCTCGTCGGTGCGGGGGTGCTCGCCGCGGTCCGACCCGGCACGATCCTCGCGAGCGTCGGACGTGGCACGGTGATCGATGAGGACGCACTCCTCTCGGCCCTCGACGACGGGCGCATCGGTTTCGCCGCCCTGGACGTGTTCGAGAAGGAGCCGCTCGATCCCGCATCGCCGCTGTGGTCGCACCCGCAGGTTCTGGTCAGCCCGCATACGGCAGCGCTGAACTCCAAGGAGGAGGAGCGGATCGCGCGGAGGTTCGCCGAGAACGCGGCGCGCCTGCTCGATGGCGCACCGTTGCGCGCCGTCGTCGATACCGTCGAGTTCTACTGATTTCCAGCAGGGGGCGAAGAGTGGCGAGCGAAGACGATCCGCGGGAGGCCCGTGACCCGGCGCCGGCCGTCAGCAGGAGCATCCGCCTGCTCGGAATCCTCGCGGAGGCCGACCGGCCCCGTACGCTGACGGAGCTCGCGGCCGATCTCGGACTCGCGAAGTCGTCGACAGCGAATCTGTGCCTCGCCCTCGAAGCGGGCGGGATGGTCGAGCGCACGGCGCTGGGCTACCGACTCGGGCTGCGCACCGCGGAGCTCGGCGGTGCCTACGCCGCGCAGTTCAATCAGATCCGCGAGTTCTACAGCGTGTGCGAGAAGTCGCCGACGCTGTCGGCCGAACTCGTCCAGGTAGCCGTTCTCGACGGAGCGGATGCGCTGTACCTCGCGCGTTACGAAGGCTCGAGATCACTCCGACTGGGTACCCCGCTCGGCTCGAGGCTGCCCGCGGCGCTTTCTGCGACGGGGCGGGCGCTGCTCGCGGCGATGTCGGATGCGGAAGTCGTCGCGTTGATCGGTGCGGATGCCGAGTTCCCGGCGCTCACCGAGCGCAGCACGACGACCATCGAGGGTCTTCTCGAGGTACTGGGGACCGCGCGTCGTCGCGGCTGGGCGCTGGATGCCGAGGAGTCGTTCCGCGGCATCGTCGGCGTCGCGGTGCCGCTCGACGGCTGGGCGCCGTCCGATCCGCCGCTGGCCCTCGGCGTCGCGATCCGCGCCATGGATGCCGACTACGAGCGGATCGAGCGCGTCGGTCAGGCGCTGCGCGACGCCGCCGCAGCCCTCACGAACCCGTTCAGCGCCGCCGCTCGCCGCTGATCCCGAGGCGCCGCGCGATCGCGATCGGCGGGTCGCGATGTTCGTCGTGCCCGCGATCGGTGGGTGCCGATGTCCGTCGCGCCTGCCGGCAGGCCGGGGGACGAGGGGCCTGGGCCGCGGTGGCTGTACAAAGTATTGAACATGGGCCAACCCGCTGGTACAGTCATCTCAACGCCGCTGGCGAAGCCGATCGAAGGAGATGGCAATGACCGACTTGCGCACCACCGCGAAAGCCCCGTCCGATGACCCCGAGTACGCCGCGAATCTTCGCCGAGCCACACTTGCGTCGAGCATCGGCAGCGCGCTGGAGTATTTCGACTTCGCCCTGTACGGGCTGTCGACGGCGTTGATCTTCAACGTCCTGTTCTTCCCGCAGGGTGATCCCGCGATGGCGACGGTGCTGGCGTTCGCGACGTTCGGGGTCGGCTTCCTCGCCCGCCCGTTCGGTGGCCTCTTCTTCGGGGTGCTCGGCGACAGGCTCGGACGCAAGTGGGTGCTCGTCGCAACGATCCTGCTGATGGGCGGTGCTTCCACCGCGATCGGTCTGCTGCCGACCTATGAGGCGATCGGGATCTGGGCGCCTGCCCTCCTGGTCCTGCTGAGGCTGCTGCAGGGATTCGGAGCCGGTGCCGAACAGGCCGGCGCCACCGTGCTGATGGCCGAGTATGCGCCGGTCAAGCGCCGCGGCTTCTTCTCGGCGCTGCCGTTCGTCGGCATCCAGGCCGGAACCCTGCTCGCCGCCGTCGTCTTCAGCCTGATCACGCTCCTCCCCGAGGACCAGCTGCTCAGCTGGGGGTGGCGCGTGCCGTTCCTCGCGTCCTTCCTGCTGATCCTGATCGCACTGTTCATCCGGATGCGGTTGCGCGAGACCCCGACGTTCATCGAACTCGAGAAGCACGAGCAGATCGCCGATCGACCGATCAAGGAGATCTTCACGCACGGTCTTCCCGGCGTCATCGTCGGCGTCGGGCTGCGGATGGCCGAGAACGGCGGTTCGTACATGTTCCAGAACCTGAGCCTCGCGTTCTTCGTGGCCGTCGTCGGCCCCACCGCAGACAAGAGTCTCCTCACCTGGGGCGTCACGCTCGGTTCGCTCATCGGCATCTTCTCGGTGCCGTTCGCCGGTCACCTGTCCGATCGCTTCGGGCGGCGCACGGTCTACCGCTTCGGCGCCGTCTTCATGCTGATCTACACCTTCCCCGCATGGTGGATGCTCTCGCTCGGCAACCACGCGCTGGCGATCGGCGTCATCGCTGTCGGCATCGGCGTCGCGGTCAACACCATGCTCGGACCGCAGTGCGCGATGCTCCCCGAGATGTTCGGCAACCGCCACCGCTACCTCGGCGTCGCGATGGCGCGCGAGATCTCCGCGGTGCTCGCCGGTGGAACGGCCGGTGTCCTCGGCGCCTACCTGATCGCGGTCAGCGGCGGCAACTGGGTGCTGCTCGCGATCTACATGCTCGTCCTCGCCGTCATCACCACCGCATCCACGTTCCTGGTGCCGGAGACCCTGCGCCGTGACCTCACCCGCATCGACGACGCGATCAAGGTCTCGCGCAACGAGGGTGGCGACGATGTGTTCGCCACCACGGTCACCATCAAGGCTGTCGCACCGTGACCGGCCTGCCGGCCGGCCTCGGCGCCTTCGATCTCACCGGGCGCACCGCACTGATCACCGGATCCAGTCGAGGAATCGGCCGGACGCTGGCCGAGGGCCTCGCCGCCGCCGGCGCGCGCGTGATCGTGCACGGGCGTGACGCCGCGAAGGCGGCAGCGGCCGCTGCCGAGATCTCGGCTGCAACCGGGATCGACGCTCGCAGTGTCGTCTTCGATGTGACGGATGCTGCCGCGGTGGACGCCGGGATGCTCGAGGTCGAACAGTTGATCGGCACCCCCGACATCCTCGTCAACAACGCCGGCGTGCAGCGGCGGGCTCCGATCGCGGAGTTCACGGATGAGGACTGGGATGCGCTCGTGCAGACCAACCTGTCCGGCGTCTTCCACCTCTCACGGCGCGTCGCACGCGGAATGATCGCGCGCGGCTCCGGCAAGATCGTGCAGATCGGGAGCGTGCAGTCGCAGCTCGCCCGCCCCTCGATTGCGGCCTACTCCGCGACCAAGGGCGCGATCGTGATGTTCACGAAGGGGCTGTGCGCTGACCTCGCCCCTCAGGGCATCCAGGCGAATGCGATCGCACCCGGCTACTTCGCCACCGAGCTCACCAGCGCGCTGGTCGCCGACGAGCAGTTCTCAGCCTGGGTGCGTGGGCGCACGCCCGCGGGCCGCTGGGGCGACACCCGCGATCTCGTCGGCGCGCTGGTGTTCCTGTCCAGCTCGGCCGGCGACTTCGTCAATGGCCAGACGCTCTACGTCGACGGCGGCATGACGGCGGTGATCTGATGCGCATCGGCCGAGTGCTGACCGCGGACGGCCCCCGTCACGTCAGAGCAGAGGGTGACCGCCTGGTGCCAATCGAGGATCCGTATGCCGCGTACGCCGCGGGGCGCATCCCGGCCGATGACGGGGAGGCGGTCGCGGGGGAGTTGCTCGCACCTGCCGTTCCCGTGGTCGTGATCGGCGTCGCGCAGAACGGGCCGGAGCACCACTCGCCCGTTCAGGCCTGGCTGAAGAGTCCGCGCACGGTGACACCGAGCGGAACGGCAGTGTCGTTGCGTCGGGACGCGGGCGCGGCTGTGGCCGAGGGTGAGATCGCCGTCGTCATCGGCAAGGCGACCCTCGGGTTGACGGCGCACAACGCGCATGAGTACGTCCTCGGTGTCACGGCCGTCAACGACCTGTCGAGCCCGGACCGCGCCGAATGGGATCCGCGCAACTTCGAGTCGAAGTCCGGCGACGGCTACACGCCGCTCGGTCCCTGGATCGATACGGACGCCGACATCGACGATGTCGCCCTCACCCTGGAGATCGACGGCTCGATCGTCGCCGAGACCGGCAGCCGTGAGCTGCCGATGGCGATCCGCGACTGCCTCGCGTACATCGCCGCCTGGTCGCCGCTCGGACCGGGAGACATCGTGATGACGGGGGCGCCGCACTCGCAGGCGCGGGTGCTGCCAGGACAGACGGTCACGGTGACGGTCTCGGGAGTCACCCTGGTCACACCCCTGGTGTGAGCGGAGAGACCTGTGAAGATGAACGGGAACGGAGCACACGTGGAGAATCTCGCCGTCGTCGCGCATGCGGCGAATGACCTGCGCATCGAGGACGTCGGAGCCCCGATGCCGGCCCCCCACGAAGCGATCGTCGACATCGCCTTCGGCGGCATCTGCGGATCGGACCTGCACTACTGGATGCACGGAGCGGCCGGCGCCTCGGTGCTCCGCGCACCGATGACTCTCGGCCATGAGGTCTCCGGCGTCGTCTCGGTGCCGGCTGCCGATGGGAGCGGCCCTGCCGAGGGAACACCGGTCGCCGTGCATCCGCTCACGCCGCAGGGCGATGGTCACACGCCGTGGCCTGCCGACCGGCCGAACCTCGCCCCGGCATCCACGTACCTCGGCTCGGCGATGCACGTGCCGCATACCCAGGGGGCTTTCGCGCGTCGCGTCGCCGTTCCCACCCGGATGCTGCACGCCGTCCCCGATGGCCTCGATCTGCGCATCGCTGCCCTCGCCGAGCCGGCCGCCGTCGCCTGGCACGCGGTGGCGCGCGCAGGACACGTGCGCGGTCGCAGCGTCGCCGTGATCGGAGCAGGACCCATCGGGCAGCTCGTCGCCGCGGTGGCGCAGCGCGCCGGAGCCTCCTCCATCACGGTCACCGACCTGCACCCGCAGCCCCGCGCGATCGCGGAGGCCCGCGGGGCGGTCGGGATCGACGCCAGGGACGCCGAAGCCATCGCCGCGCTGCACGCCGACGTCGTCGTCGAGTCCAGCGGCACCGTGCCCGGCCTGGCCGCCGCCATCTCCGCTGCTGTGCGCGGCGGAACGGTCGTGCTGCTCGGGCTGCAGCGGGCAGGAGAGATCGCCGTGCCAATGGCGACGGCGATCACGCGAGAGCTCTCGCTGATCGGATCGTTCCGGTTCGGCACGGAGTTCGGCGAGGTGATCGCGGCGCTGGCCGACGGCACGCTCGACGTCTCGGGAATCATCAGCCACGTGGAGCCGGCGCATGATGCGCTCGATGCCTTCGCGTTGGCCGCTGATCCTTCGCGATCATGCAAGGTGCTCCTCGACTTCGGTGTCGAAGCCGAAGGGGCGGATGCCCGAGATCAGTCCTTGCGGTAGCCCGACCGGCCGAGCGAGAAGAGAGCCGCGAACGTCAGGCCCGCGGCGCACACCGACATCGCTCCGATGAGCCAGAGGAGTGCGTGCGAGAGAAAGGCGCCGTCGAGCATGAGGGGTCTCCGTGTTCTGCGCAGAAAAAGCTGGTGTCCTCAGCCTACCGCGTCATCCGGTACCATTGAGGAGTACCTCGGCGAGGGACGCTTCCGCGCGTGCGCGAACGTCCGTTATCGACGCGGCGGAGCGAGCCCGGTGGCTTACCTCACGCGTTTGCGTTCGAGCCCACAATTCCAAGACCACCGCGCGGCCCCTTCGCTGCGTGCCCCGAAGGAGAATCCCCATGTCTGAAGACACCAAGGTCCACGCCGAGCTTCGCGAGAACTTCGGCAAGGGCTACGCCCGCCGCCTCCGCGCTGCCGGCAAGATCCCCGCCGTCATCTACGGCCATGGCACCGAGCCGGTGCACGTCGCGCTGCCGGGCCACCAGGTCTCGCTCATCATCCGCCGCGCCAACGCCGTGCTCGAGCTCGAGATCGACGGCAAGGGCGACCAGCTCACCCTCGTCAAGGACGTCCAGAAGGACCCCGTGCACCAGATCATCGAGCACATCGACCTGCTCGTCGTGAAGAAGGGCGAGAAGGTCGCGATCGACATCCCGATCATCGTCGTCGGCGAGTCCGCTTCCGGCACGATCGTGAACCAGGACGCGAACACCCTGTCGATCGAGGCCGAGGCCACGCACATCCCGCAGAACATCGAGGTCTCCGTCGAGGGTCTCGAGGAGGGCGCGCACATCACGGCCGCTGACGTCGTGCTGCCCAAGGGCTCGACGCTGCTCTCCGACCCCGATGTGCTCGTCGTCGCGATCTCCGTCCCGGCCGCCGCTGAGGCGACCGACGACGAGGCCGCTGCGGAAGAGACCACCGAGGCCGCTGCCGAGTAATCTCCGACCGGTTCGGAACAGAGGGGACGCGATCCGATCGCGTCCCCTCTGTCGTATCCGGCCGTCATACTGGTCGCGACCCCCGCTGCTGCAGGGCACGGGAGGTCGCGCGCGGAAGGACCACTGATGGCATCCACCTGGCTCGTGGTGGGACTCGGGAACCCGGGACCCCGGTACGAGGCGACCCGGCACAACATCGGCCAGCTCGTCGTCGACGAACTGGCGGCACGCCGCAGCGAGAGCTTCCGCGAGCACAAGGGCGGAGCTCGCGTCGTCGAGACCTGGCTGCGGCCGGGCGCCGACAAGCTGGTGCTGGCGAAGCCGAACACGTTCATGAACGTCTCCGGTACCCCGGTCGCCGCTCTCGCCCGCTTCTACTCGGTACCCGCAGAGCAGGTCATCGTCGTGCACGATGAACTGGACATCCCGTTCGACACGGTGAAACTGAAGATCGGCGGCGGCCACGGCGGCCACAACGGGGTTCGCGACGTCGCGAGTGCGATCGGCACCGCCGACTTCCCGCGTGTGCGCGTGGGCATCGGACGTCCGCCCGGACGTCAGGATGCGGCGGACTGGGTGCTCGCACCTTTCGGCAAAGAGGAGCGGGCGAACGTGCCGATCCTCGTCTCCGATGCGGCGGACGCCGTCGAACTGCTTGTCGCGGAAGGACTGCTCGCGGCGCAGCAGAAGCACCACGCGCCGCGCTGAGCGCTGTCCTTTGCGTCAGCTGGAGTAGTCGTAGTCGATGAAGCCGGCGGCCGTCCCGGTGCTCAGGGCGATCACCAGCACGACGAAGAAGATGAGCGGCGCGATGATCGCGACGACAAGAGCCGCGATGCCCTGTCCTCGGCCCTGTCGGCGTCGGATCGCGATGATCCCCACGACGATCGCTGCGATGCCGAGCAACGTACCGGCCCAGAATGCGAGCTCCGCCCACAGCACCTGGTCGCGGGCGGGGGAGAGGAAGGCGAGCGAGTCGACGTCGCTCATGTAATCGGCTGCGCCGGGGATGCGCCGGCCGATCTCGTATGCGGCGAAGCCGACGATGATCGGGGTCGCGACGGCGGCGACGAGGGAGAAGATCAGCGCCAGGGTGCCGAGGAACGGCGATCGCCGCTCGGGGGCGGCCGGCACCGGATAAGCGCCGGCCGGGGCCGCGTAGCCGCCCACCGGCACGTGGTAGGCGCCCGGAGGCGCCTGGTAGACCGGTGCCTGCGGGTGCGCCGGAGCGACGGGCTGCGGATATCCGGGTGCGACCGGCGGCTGCGGGAAGGCGGGGGCCGGTACCGTTCCGTACGGTGCCGCCGGAACGGGAGGCACGCCGGGCGGGGGCAGCTG from Microbacterium sp. LWO13-1.2 includes the following:
- a CDS encoding SDR family NAD(P)-dependent oxidoreductase, which gives rise to MTGLPAGLGAFDLTGRTALITGSSRGIGRTLAEGLAAAGARVIVHGRDAAKAAAAAAEISAATGIDARSVVFDVTDAAAVDAGMLEVEQLIGTPDILVNNAGVQRRAPIAEFTDEDWDALVQTNLSGVFHLSRRVARGMIARGSGKIVQIGSVQSQLARPSIAAYSATKGAIVMFTKGLCADLAPQGIQANAIAPGYFATELTSALVADEQFSAWVRGRTPAGRWGDTRDLVGALVFLSSSAGDFVNGQTLYVDGGMTAVI
- the pth gene encoding aminoacyl-tRNA hydrolase; translated protein: MASTWLVVGLGNPGPRYEATRHNIGQLVVDELAARRSESFREHKGGARVVETWLRPGADKLVLAKPNTFMNVSGTPVAALARFYSVPAEQVIVVHDELDIPFDTVKLKIGGGHGGHNGVRDVASAIGTADFPRVRVGIGRPPGRQDAADWVLAPFGKEERANVPILVSDAADAVELLVAEGLLAAQQKHHAPR
- a CDS encoding MFS transporter, producing the protein MAMTDLRTTAKAPSDDPEYAANLRRATLASSIGSALEYFDFALYGLSTALIFNVLFFPQGDPAMATVLAFATFGVGFLARPFGGLFFGVLGDRLGRKWVLVATILLMGGASTAIGLLPTYEAIGIWAPALLVLLRLLQGFGAGAEQAGATVLMAEYAPVKRRGFFSALPFVGIQAGTLLAAVVFSLITLLPEDQLLSWGWRVPFLASFLLILIALFIRMRLRETPTFIELEKHEQIADRPIKEIFTHGLPGVIVGVGLRMAENGGSYMFQNLSLAFFVAVVGPTADKSLLTWGVTLGSLIGIFSVPFAGHLSDRFGRRTVYRFGAVFMLIYTFPAWWMLSLGNHALAIGVIAVGIGVAVNTMLGPQCAMLPEMFGNRHRYLGVAMAREISAVLAGGTAGVLGAYLIAVSGGNWVLLAIYMLVLAVITTASTFLVPETLRRDLTRIDDAIKVSRNEGGDDVFATTVTIKAVAP
- a CDS encoding alcohol dehydrogenase catalytic domain-containing protein, whose translation is MENLAVVAHAANDLRIEDVGAPMPAPHEAIVDIAFGGICGSDLHYWMHGAAGASVLRAPMTLGHEVSGVVSVPAADGSGPAEGTPVAVHPLTPQGDGHTPWPADRPNLAPASTYLGSAMHVPHTQGAFARRVAVPTRMLHAVPDGLDLRIAALAEPAAVAWHAVARAGHVRGRSVAVIGAGPIGQLVAAVAQRAGASSITVTDLHPQPRAIAEARGAVGIDARDAEAIAALHADVVVESSGTVPGLAAAISAAVRGGTVVLLGLQRAGEIAVPMATAITRELSLIGSFRFGTEFGEVIAALADGTLDVSGIISHVEPAHDALDAFALAADPSRSCKVLLDFGVEAEGADARDQSLR
- a CDS encoding fumarylacetoacetate hydrolase family protein, whose protein sequence is MPIEDPYAAYAAGRIPADDGEAVAGELLAPAVPVVVIGVAQNGPEHHSPVQAWLKSPRTVTPSGTAVSLRRDAGAAVAEGEIAVVIGKATLGLTAHNAHEYVLGVTAVNDLSSPDRAEWDPRNFESKSGDGYTPLGPWIDTDADIDDVALTLEIDGSIVAETGSRELPMAIRDCLAYIAAWSPLGPGDIVMTGAPHSQARVLPGQTVTVTVSGVTLVTPLV
- a CDS encoding 50S ribosomal protein L25/general stress protein Ctc; its protein translation is MSEDTKVHAELRENFGKGYARRLRAAGKIPAVIYGHGTEPVHVALPGHQVSLIIRRANAVLELEIDGKGDQLTLVKDVQKDPVHQIIEHIDLLVVKKGEKVAIDIPIIVVGESASGTIVNQDANTLSIEAEATHIPQNIEVSVEGLEEGAHITAADVVLPKGSTLLSDPDVLVVAISVPAAAEATDDEAAAEETTEAAAE